Genomic segment of Deltaproteobacteria bacterium:
AGTTGGCGCAAAACGCGGTCGGCTCGTTCCAGGCCGAAGTATCCGAGTGAGAGTTGGGTACCACCCAGGCGTGTGGTGCGCATGCTCCCGCCCCAGATGGTCTCGTCTTGGGAGAGCAGGTTGGTGGTGAAGGTCGGCTCGAAGTAGCGCGGCGCGCCACCGAAGACGGTGAACGACACCGGCCAGCCCGGGTCGATGCGAACCTTGCCCGCATCGGCCACGAAGACACCGCCGGGCCCTTCGCTGACGAACTGACGCCCGAGCGCCAGGCCGACGCCCGGAATCGCCCCGGGCACCTGCAACGAGCCGGCGTAGAAATCACTAGCCCCATCGTCGCTGCCGAAGTCGCGCTCTAGCCGGAAGAAGGTATCGAAGCGGCTGCCGTGACCGATGCCGGTCAGGGCCAGGTCGCCGTAAAGATCATGTGGCGCCTCGGTCTCTCCGGTGTGATCGCCTTGGCGGACTTGCCCGCGCAGCGACAGCGTGCCGGCCGCTTCCTGCGCCCGTGCCGCCGCAGCCAAAAGCATGACCGCCCCCAAGCCCAAGGCAACAGCGCTTGCCCCACTCCTCAACACCGAATCTCTCCACCGCACCTACTACGAAAACCGCACCATGGGTGCAAGCGAAAGCGGCGGCAGGACGAGGCGGCCCAAAGATGGTGCGAGGACGCCACGGTTCTCACGGGTACCCAGTGGCGCTACCTGAAGGTGCCGCAGAAATTGTTCGAGCAGCTCCAAGCCGCAACGCTCACCGACTTGGTCGCGACAAGTGGTTCGCTGCTCTAACGCGTAGCCCAGCCCGGAGCAGCGCACAAACAGCAGCGGCGGCGTGTCAGTCCTTGCGCCGCCTTCGAGCGCCGCGTGCGCGCTTGGCAGGCACACCGAGACGCCGGCGCATCTCCTCACTGGAGATCCCACCCTCTGCCCTGTGGCGCCGTCGGGACCGTTCGATGAGGGCCAAGAACTGCGGGTTTGTGCTCAGTGTTGCCGTTTCCTGGTCCGCGTTCTCAATGGGCATCAGTGCCGCGACTGGCCTTCCACGCCGGGTAACAACCACCGGCTGCCTTCGCACGTCGCGGACATAGTCGGCCAGCGGTGCCGTCGCCTTCGCCATGTCAACCTGCTCCTACCCATCACCCGTCGCCAATGTCTACAACCCCTGCCCGCCTACTGTATGCGCCCCCGCCCTTGGCGCGGTCAAGTCCCGCTTTCGTCATCCAGCATCGGGAACCCTCAGCTTCGCCATCGACCACACGGACCTGAACATGAACCTCCGCGCGCGGGTAACCTCGCACTCGCCGAGCCGCTGCCGCTCTGCGATGGAGAAATGGCGGAAGTCACCGTCACCTCCGCTCCGGCGGCCGACCATGCGGACGTTATCCGGGCAACATCGGGAGCGTGGGCCGACCTGCTCGATTGCGACGAGTTCGAGCGCGCCGTCTATGAACGGCGGCACCACCAGCGCGCACGTTGACCAGCTCCTGCCCCCTCGCTTACACTATTGCCGTTATGCGGAAGGCCAAACCAACCAAAACGAGGCACACCACCACGGTGCGCAGCGCCCAGTACGAATACACCGTCGTCTTCGAACCCGCGGAGGAAGGTGGTTTCATTGTGCGCGTGCCGGCCCTCCACGGCATCGCGACCCAGGGCGAAACGCTCGACGAAGCGCGCGCCATGGCCGAGGACCTTATTCGCGGCTACCTGCAGTGCTGAAACGCGCCGGGTTCGTTCTCGATCATACGACCGGCTCCCATCACTTCTTCCGTCATCCCAATCGCCCACGCTCCGTACCGGTGCCATTCCATCACGGTGACATCAAACGCGGCCTGCTCCACGAGATTTATTCGCCAGGCCGGCCTCACGACTGAAGAGTTCATCAAGCTGTTGCGTGATTGAACCACCGATCACGACCGACGCCGGCGACCGCTGGCGTGAGATCGGCGTTGGCTTCACGAGCGACAAGGGCGACACGATCACCGTGCTCCTTGACGCCCTGCCGGTGCACCGGCACTCGCAGATCCGCCCACTCGTGAGGCGCCCGTTCATCGCCGACATCACGCCGCTCGCTCAGCAGGACGTCGACGCCATCGCTGCGACCATTGCTGAGCAGAACCCGGCGGCGGCTGGGCGCTTCCTCGACGACTTCGACGCGGCCGTCGACCGGCTCCTTGAGTTCCCCGAACTCGCCCACGCGACGCCGGCATTCCAACGGTGCCGATCGCCCCGCCGCGACAGGAGGGCGAGCAATCGGGGTGCTGCTTCTTGGCGTCGTCGCGCTGGGGGCCATAGCTCCAGCAGCCGTCGCGCAGGCGCCGTCGCGGCCAGACGTCGTGGTTGTGCTCGGCGAGCCGCTCGATCAACTCGGCGATGCCGGCGGGCAACTGCACCTGCGCGGTGTCGATGGGTTTGGCTGGTACCGCGTGATCAGAGCTTACTTTCCGGTGCCGGAACGCACGAGAAGAGAACCTAGTCGCTTCGCAGCGCGAACTGCAAGAGCGAACTCCGCCGGACTGTGCGCCACCCGGCCGAGGTCCCGGCTCACTGCCACAACACCTGCGCCAGCTCCGCCTGCCCCGCCTGCTCGTGGCGGCGTTCGACGATGCGGTTCTGCCGGTCGACGAAGGCGATGCGCGGTTCCCAGGTGCGGGCTTCGGCCTCGGTCATCCAGCCGAAGGTGGCAATGATAACGAGGTCACCGGGTTTGGCCTTGTGCGCGGCGGCGCCGTTGATGCACACCACCCCCGAGCCGGGCTGGCCGCGCAGCGCGTAGGTCCGGAAGCGTTCGCCGTTGGTGACGTTCCAGATCTCGACCTCTTGGTGCGGTAGGATGTCCGCGGCCGCCAGCAAGGTGGCATCAACGGTGACGCTGCCCTCGTAATTCAGGTCGGCGCCGGTGACGGTGGCGCGGTGAATCTTGCTGCGAAACATGTTGCGGTACATCGGCCTTCTCCTTACCGGGCGCTGTCGCCCAGTATCGTGTTATCAATCAGACGGGTCGCACCGATGAACACCGCCAGCGCTAGCACGGCCGCGCCGGCGACGTACTCGACCGGCTGCAACGACTCGGCGTCGGCCAGTGCAACGTAGTCGATCCGCGCGCGCGGCTCGGCGCTCAACACCGCGCGGACTCGTTCGAGCAGCGCAGCGCCGCGGTTCTCACCCTGCTGCACCGCGTCCTCGGCGGCGGCGAGCGCTTGCGATAAGCAGCGCGCGGCAGCGCGTTCCGCGCCCGCGAGGTAGGCGTTGCGCGAACTCATCGCCAAGCCGTCGGGCTCGCGCACGATCGGTGCGCCGAGGATCTCGATGTCGTAGTCGAGATCACGCACCATCCGGCGAATTGTCACCAGCTGTTGGAAGTCCTTCCGCCCGAAGACCGCCACCTGCGGCTTGACCGCGTTGAACAGCTTGGTGACCACCGTCGTCACGCCGCGGAAGTGGCCGGGCCGCTTCTCCCCGCACAAGCAGCCTGTCACCTGCTCCACCGTTACCGCGGTTTGAAACCCATCGGGGTACATCTGGCTCGCCTGCGGTAGATACAGCACCTCGGCGTCAGCGTCGCTGAGCAGCTCGGTATCGCGCTCGAGGTCGCGCGGATAGCGCGCGAGGTCTTCATCCGGACCGAACTGCATAGGGTTCACGAAGATCGACGCCACGACCGCATCGGCGTGCCGGCGTGCTACAGCCACAAGGCTGAGATGTCCGGCGTGCAGGTAGCCCATCGTCGGCACCAAGCCGATGCGCCGGCCGGCGGCGCGGGCGCCGTCGGCCCACCGCTGCATTGCGCGGATACTGGTGATGGTTTCCATCGGAGGCCTGCCGGCAAGGCTTAGCGCCCCACACCTCAGCCCTGCGCCGCCACCTTGCCGTCGCGCGGCGGCACCGGTGTCAGCGAGTGGAACGAGTGGCGATCGCTCGGGAACACGCCGCTGCGCACGTCTTCGACGTAGGCGCGCACGGCTTCGCTGGCGACGTGCCACAGCTCGGCGTAGCGCTTGGCAAAGCGCGGCGACAGGCGATCGGAAAGCCCGAGCACGTCGTGCAGCACCAAGATCTGTCCGTCGCAGTCAGGTCCGGCGCCGATGCCGACGGTGGGGACTGTCAGGCGTTCGGTGAGTTCGGCGGCAAGGTCGCGCGGGATGCCTTCGAGTACGACCGCGAACACCCCCGCCTCCTCGACCGCGAGCGCGTCGGCGATCACGCGTTCGCGCTGGCCGGGTTTGGAGCCGCGGGCACGGCCTTGGACCTTGTGACCACCCATCCGATGCACCGAC
This window contains:
- a CDS encoding pantoate--beta-alanine ligase translates to METITSIRAMQRWADGARAAGRRIGLVPTMGYLHAGHLSLVAVARRHADAVVASIFVNPMQFGPDEDLARYPRDLERDTELLSDADAEVLYLPQASQMYPDGFQTAVTVEQVTGCLCGEKRPGHFRGVTTVVTKLFNAVKPQVAVFGRKDFQQLVTIRRMVRDLDYDIEILGAPIVREPDGLAMSSRNAYLAGAERAAARCLSQALAAAEDAVQQGENRGAALLERVRAVLSAEPRARIDYVALADAESLQPVEYVAGAAVLALAVFIGATRLIDNTILGDSAR
- a CDS encoding aspartate 1-decarboxylase, which codes for MYRNMFRSKIHRATVTGADLNYEGSVTVDATLLAAADILPHQEVEIWNVTNGERFRTYALRGQPGSGVVCINGAAAHKAKPGDLVIIATFGWMTEAEARTWEPRIAFVDRQNRIVERRHEQAGQAELAQVLWQ
- a CDS encoding type II toxin-antitoxin system prevent-host-death family antitoxin, whose protein sequence is MAKATAPLADYVRDVRRQPVVVTRRGRPVAALMPIENADQETATLSTNPQFLALIERSRRRHRAEGGISSEEMRRRLGVPAKRARGARRRRKD
- a CDS encoding type II toxin-antitoxin system HicA family toxin, encoding MNGGTTSAHVDQLLPPRLHYCRYAEGQTNQNEAHHHGAQRPVRIHRRLRTRGGRWFHCARAGPPRHRDPGRNARRSARHGRGPYSRLPAVLKRAGFVLDHTTGSHHFFRHPNRPRSVPVPFHHGDIKRGLLHEIYSPGRPHD